TCTAAGGGTCATAGGAGAGAGTAGTCAAGCACTCCACATTCTGTCACTTTGTAATTCTTTAGCTTTCTGAAAAATTCCTTTTTAAGTGGACTTCACAAACAGGGTCATGAAGCATTCAAACGCAGAAATATTGAGTAAATAAAAATGACCATTAGTTCTTTGTTTCATCATACTCAAGGTCACCCTGAAGATCTCCCAAATCAAATGAAAAAGATAGCTTGTCATTAAAGTTAGCATGTGTTCTTTTTTGGCATTTCCTAAAAActctttactttttttatttgtgcagcaTCGAGGCCTTCAATTTCTGCGTCAACTGCCAAATGTGACAACTCAAAGCAAGGATGCATCCACCGATGTCAGCTATGTGACTATGTGGCTGATGAACTATTTCTTCTGGAAGCACATGCCACCATCCATACTtgcgagaagccatttcattgcccttcatgctctcggagcttctcagacaAGTGTTATCTGAACGTCCACCTGCGGactcacacaggcgagaagccatttgactgcccttcatgctctcggagcttctcacgaaagccccacctgaaagcccacctgcgcacccacacaggcgagaagccatttgagtgcccttcGTGCCCTCAGAGTTTCTCACAAAATGGCAGCCTGAAagtccacctgcgcacccacacaggcgagaagccatatcagtgctcTTCATGCTATCGGGGCTTCTCAAAAAAGCATCACCTGAAAgcgcacctgcgcacccacacaggcgaaaagccatttcagtgcccttcatgctctcagagcttctcgcaAAAGACCTCCCTGAAAGAACACCTGCAcagccacacaggcgagaagccatatcagtgcccttcatgctctcggggcTTCTCACGAAAAAAAGACATGAAAATCCACCTGCGGACTCACACAGGCGAAaagccatttgactgcccttcatgctctcagagcttctcacgaaagcCCCACCTGAAAGCCcatctgcgcacccacacaggcgagaagccatttgactgcccttcatgcactcggagcttctcacgaaagcgccAGCTGAAAGCCCACATGCGCACCCACACAGacgagaagccatttgactgcccttcatgcACTCGGAGCTTCTCACGAAATGGCAGCCTGATagtccacctgcgcacccacacaggcgagaagccatttgactgcccttcatgcACTCGGAGCTTCTCTCAAAAGGCCCACCTGAAatcccacctgcgcacccacacaggcgagaagccatttgactgcccttcatgcACTCGGAGCTTCTCTCAAAAGGCCCACCTGAAatcccacctgcgcacccacacaggcgagaagccatagcAGTGCCCGTCATACTCTCAGAGCTTCTCAATCAAGGGTCACCTGAAAGCCCACCTGCACAcccacaggcgagaagccatatcagtgccttTCATGCTCTCGGAGATTCTCACAAAAGGGCAACCTTAGGAAACACatgaggcgagaagccatttcattgcCCACTCTGCCTTCAGTGATTCTCGTTGAAGAATGCCCTGAAGATACACCGGTGCATTCATACAAGTGACCGGCCAAATAGTTGCATTGCCTGCTTCAGGTCCTCATCACTTCAACAGACTTGGAGAGCACAGCACCGTGattcaattcactttattttcaaCACCACAATGTTGAGGACCGCGAACAAAAAGCCTTTTATGGCTTGACAAGGTCCGCAGCCCTTTTTAACAAGCAGTGACAGAGCATAGGGTTAGGTATTACATATTAAGCTAGAATTGCCTAAGTCCCAATAACACGAGTGTCAGACGTAatgcatatatataatatatacatacatatatgtgtaAAATGAATTCAAGTGAAACAATGTATACTCACGTACAATTGAAACCCAAAGAATTAACGCTAATTACTAATGCACATTATACATATAAGAAAACAAATGTGTCGCACAAGACATACTGCATTGCACAATTCGGCAAATACACTGTTACAAAAACAATTTCTTCCATTTTTCCATACTGTAGGGTAGTTTAACAATCTCGTTGAACTAGAGTCTGAATTAAAAATCTACATTCGTGTAGCATGTTACGTAGTGTTCTACTGCATCAGGTAGGACAAGTGTCTCCACATGCTCCTGAGAgcaagctttaactcgggcccaacttcgatgccgcatattcaaatacatgtaaaacgcagaaatgcttttctgaaataaccagTGGGCTGATTGTaacgaaatttgttacatttgagagaaaaagctaAATTCTGCTGACTGCTGGAAGCATAATTGAGTTTCAAGGCCTGAATGTTATAACAGGAATTAGCAAATATTTTTCATCTTTAAAAAATTGGAGCAAGAACTTTTTAGATTTTTAACTCTGCACCTGGAATATATATCGTAGCTCTGTAAACTGCATACGCTAGATATTCCAAAGCAGATAAATTTGATGTATCAATGTATATCTTGTCAACTTGTTACACGGTTTACAGGGACTTTGCAGATGTCCTACTCATTTATTAGTGGCTTATTTTAACGCTTTGTTTCATCCCTAAatattgtccgctttaggtgtccTATTTGAGCATTTTGCAGAATTGcggtatttttcattgctgagttaccagagttgtaaatttgatagtgtcgttttttgaaaattcatGATTTTCAACAATTGCTATTAAAAGATTGatggcctaaatcaaaaattcactaccaacagtcactacattctATTTGTTTTATATGCAAAAAACCTCATCTGGTTTCGTGCAGTAGCTGTCAAGAAAAATGAtctctcctttcccatgtatgtAGATAGGAGCCTCCAAGCTGAAGCTTGCTCTTAAAGGGTCTCTGAAACACTTTTGTGGGGTTACCATATTTTCTCTAGATCTTTTCTCAACACGTTATGGAACACAGAGCAAAAGGATTTACGAGAACTAACCCACATAAAGCCGTAGCTGAGAAAAAAGTCAAAATACAGTTAAACTTTAATTAAATGAAGTCGGCATAACTgctatttgctttgttatattgtgGCTTTTCATTATTTGAAAAGTAATTGATGTTCATTCGTGTCTTCACAATTACTGTTTGCATGCCCCTACAAACTATTTATGTTCATTGTAATAATTGTTACACTACAGATGTCTGAATGATGTGTTCTTTAGGCTCTGTTTTTTTTCAGTATTCTCTTTGGTACATATGAACTTGTTCTCTTAGACCAATTCATGTATATGTTGGCTCTTGGTTCTGGTCAACATGGTTCATCGTGGATTCTTTTGATCTTATTCtattcgtgcttttttttttttacaaatgggtACTTTTTTAGAGGAATTGATTGTTCAAATAAATGCCATTTTTTGGTGAGTATTCGTTGTCTGTTCTTGATATTTTAATAATTTATTGACTGCATGCAATATAGGGATGCTAGAATTTTGTTGTATCTGGGGCTGCAAGAGAAGTTGAATGACGGCAGTTGAAACTTCATTATTAACACAGAAGGAACCTGTTATAAGTAACATAGATGAGTAATCTAATGTTTGAGTTGAATGTCAAGTCCACCATGCTTAAGTCATTCTTACATTTTATTTCAACTAATGTACCAGCATTTCTATAAGCACTAGTGCGACATATATTTGTAGGAATATTTGTATAAACTTTACATATTGAATTGAGCTTATAAGCCTGCACTGTGTAATACATTTGTGTGCAGAAGCATTGAAATTGGGCCAATCCCTTTTTTCGGAATTTGAAAAAGATGCTTTCTAAATTGCAGTTGTACTAGTCTCATCAGGAATTTCCTCACCGACAAAACTGTACAGGACATGCTTTTAAGATAATAAGTGCAAGGGGTTTACTGTTTCGATTAAGGGCGTGCAAATATTTGATACGTTAAAGCAGGGACTTTGTCAATACAACTATATTCTAATAGCCTTCGAACACTTAAAACACTATGTGTACAGAAATAAACCTCAAACTGAAGCAAAAGTATGATAAATGTCACCCCCATGGGCATAGGAGACTCGCCACCGGGTGGCCTAGTTGAACAGACGTGTGCATTTTCATCTCCGACAGTCACTCTCTTCCTCCTGTTACTTTGGGCCTTAGGGCCCAAAAGTCGCATCGACCGTGGTCATGGATTACCCAGAGGCAGCTTTGAATGTTCCATTATCCGAGGAGATGGAGTTACAGCAGTTTGAAGACGCCCTCACGCCAGAGAATGCGCCAACCCTAACGAGCACCTCGACCGATGCTCGACACCACCGCTTCGAGAAAGACGCCGCTGCGTCCAGACATGAATCCATTCGCTCCACTTGCTGATCCTGAGCCACCAAGAGGGAGCAAAGGCAAGTACGATGATTTACTCGTCTCAAACCTACTCATTGCACCCACCGCCAAGCATGGGCAGGAATGCGCATGCGGAACACTGTCCGCGAtagctgcagctgcagcagctAAACCCAAGGCTGCGTTTCGTCATGGCGTCTCTCACTACAACGGCAACGCAACGCCATAGTTTAATGCGTATGTCTCGGACTCGGTGTCTACTCACGAAGATGACAGCGAACAAGGAGCATGGAAAACCGTTACATATAAACGCCACGATCCAGCGAAGAAACAACTGAACGCTCACTCAACGCCGTTCATACGCTCATACTGTGATCCTAAAACCTCAAGAGCCATGCAGAATCATGGATGAAAATTTAATTGTTATTGATGAGGCACTTTGGAATCACATGCACAATGCCCCCTCAatgcattaaagggaagctgaccCGATCGTTCAGGTCAGATATTTGGACAGGAGTAATCAAATAGCGGTTGACACCGATCATCGCGACACGAGATGCCCTTCTGTCTTTAATACAGCTTCCAATAAATGGCAAGCCAACTGTATTTCAAGCGCGAGGCCATAGAAAAGGATCAAATGTGGGGCATTATCCACAACGCAGGAGGAATGACTGCCGAGCAGCTTACCATGAACCTGCACTGCCGGAAGTGCGACATTATCAGCGCTCGCCCCATTGGGGAGAAATGCACCGCTGTATAGTCACTTTTAAAGGGACTAGCCTTCCATACAAAATCGGGCCCAAGTGTTTCACAATACTAGTCTATCCGTTCAAGTGGCAGGTCTACACTTGTGAGACGTGCCACAAATTAGGACACGGAAAGCAGCATTGTCAGAATTTTAACAGACCGCGTTGTGCCACATGTGACGGAAAGCTGCATGGCAGTGACGAGGTCTGTCCCAACCAGGGGCCGAAATGCCGCAATTGTGGGGGGTAAACACCTTGCAACGGCTCAAGACTGCCCTCAGCGCATAAAGATCAACAAACAGCTGCGCGTGAAGTCAAAACGCCCTCAGAAGCAAAGCCAGAACTCCATGGGTTCACAACTGCAAGTTCATGAGCGCCCTCAAAAGACAGTGACCCTGAGACACAACTCTTACACTGGGCCTCCCCGCGCTCCATCAACTCCTGCAATACCGCCGGAAAATAAACCGCTTTTCGACCACAGCAAACATGCCTTTGCTAATTTCGTCAAGATCGCTAACAGCGAAGCGCTAGAACACGCGAATGCGAGTCACGCCAAAATTACAGGTCAGTCTGTCCCCGCCTCACTCTCAGCAAATGAAGGTGCACGTGTTCATGGACAAATCCATGAAACTATCACTGTCGGTGCACCAAAGCAGACCCAGAATAAGCTGCTAGAAACGCAGCCAAAGCCACAAATTCATCCTGATTACGAAGCCATCTTCTTTGCACGCCTGGCACAAATGGAACATATCATGTCAAGGGTACAAACGATGATAGAACGAGCTATCGAAACATGCGTTCGCACCATCATGGAGCGCCTAATGCACAATGGAACGCTCTCCTTTGGAGATCTTATCCCGGCCGCATGAGTTAATATGGCGTCTTTGCTGTCTGTACAGATAGCTCCGACGCAGATGGCTCACACACAACATGGCTCAGCTAATCCCTCAAGTTAATGTTTGCGGTCACGGTCATGGTCGGGATGTGGCGGGAGCGGTCCCGACAGTgattcagtggaactgccgcttcctcaaaaagaaaaaaaaaagcagacatgaTTTTACGCTGGGGCCTGTCGCATAACAGTCTCAGACCCGCCGTCCTGGCATTGCAGGAGGTGAACTGCTTTCTGCCACGCTTACCATACTACGAGGGCTATGGCTTCCCCGAAGACACCGACACACCTGTGTGCACAGCTGTGTATCTGGATCGAAGACTCACCCACACAAAGCTCGACACTAGCCTTGGTGTTCGAATATTGCTAATGTTATTGGATGCTGCATTCAACTCACGCCCGAAAGAATAATTGTTTTTTCCCGTGTATATACGTCCAGAAAACGCACGAAGGAAGACTAAGCGCACCTCGGTAGACTTTAGCTACACACAACATTTTCGGAAGATCTATCCCAAGGATACAACTCTAAtctgtggagacttcaatgctcaacACGTAGCCTGGAACTATAAGTGCAGCCCACGCGGTCGTCGTATCATGGAAGAATTTGACCATTATGGACTATCGCTCCTTAATCTGCCGCAATCCCATACAAGGCTTGGACAGGACACAAGGCAAGCAGACATGACGCCAGACCTAACATGGTCTTCGAGACCCAGAACCTGCCAATGGAAACTTCTAGAGCACTCTCTTGGCAGTGATCATCTTCCAATTGCCATCACAGTGACAACAAATGGTCCCTCGTGCCACCCATCGTCTTACAAACGGGATTGTAAGATTACGCACCGGGACAAATATCGGATGCTGGTAGAAGAAAACGGTCCAGTTAACAAACTTGACTTTTAACGCAAGCTATGACGCGTGCCAAGCGCACAGCAACTAAAATGCTTTGGGTTTCTCCGGACCAACCTAATTCGGATAGGCACCTCCTGCATCTATGGAACCACAGGCCCAGACTTTGTCTTCTTATCGAGCGAAGGGGCACCCCCAGACACTATGAACTAAACTACGCTCTTTACAAGAGGAAATCGAGAAGTATACAGGAGAGCTAGCTTCCGAGCATTGGATGCAGGTGTGCGAGCAACTCAACGGATCCACTAATTCAAGCAGGGCGTGGGCTATATTGAGATCTCTTCTTGGGCAACGTAAAACCTCAGACGCCGCAGCCCGTGTTGCCCTGAAAGAAGGACTCACCAATGCCGAACTCGCAGAGAAAGCGGCAAATATATTTTTTCCCCAGTCAAATAGTACCATAAATAGAACCTATGCGAGGAACGATGACCAACACGGACACGATGATCTAAACCAGCCCTTCACGGCCCGCGAGCTCGAAGACTCCATGCGCAAGATTAACACCCGTGGCACACCAGGGGTTGATTGAATCGTGGCAGCACAAATCCAAAACCTTATCGAAGGTTGCAAAATTACTCTTCTGGCGGAGTTTAACCGTATATGGAAAGAAGGAACTCTCCCACTAGAATGGCGCCACTCTATTGTCAAGCCTATTCCGAAACCGAACAAACCACCGAACTGCCTGGGAAACTTAAGACCAGTTTCGCTCATGTCATGTCTGTGCAAACTTTTGGACAGCATGGTGAACGCAAAGTTAATATCGTTGTTGGAGGTAAATTGTCTTCTGCTTCACACTCAATACGAATTCCGGCCTGGTCTTTCTACTCGAGATATTATGCTCCGCCTAAAAGAGGACGTGCTCTACGTCTCGTCCTCGTGTCCTCGCATAGTTGTGGGGGTGGACATCGGGAAAGCTTTCGATAGCCTTCCCCATGCCTTTATCGTGCAGGCGATACAAGAAATGGGTATCAAAGGCAACATGCACAACTTTATTGCTGCGTTCCTGCAAGACAGAACGTTTAAAGTTTAAGTAGGCAGCGACCTCAGCTCCTATCATCATAACGGGGTTGGAGTCCCACAGGGAGCCCTAATCTCCCCAACATTATTTAACATCGTCTTAGCAGCTCTTCCTGCAAAACTAGAGAATCACAAGCATTGAACATGCTATCTACGCAGACGATGTGACGCTGTGGACTACGCGACGTTCCCTAAGAGAACAAGAGGAGGCCCTGCAGACGGTGTGGAATACCATCGAGAGCTTCACGAGGGAGATAGGGTTTACGCTAGCACCGGAGAAGACCGAGTTTGTCGTTATCCACGGTGGAAAAAGGTCAAAGTCGAAGGACGAGGAGAAAGCCAGCGCCCATCTCTCGATCGGACAGACACCCATTCTCAGGAAGCGGGTCATCCGCATACTCGAAATATTTTTAGACGAGCAGTGTATATCCATAACGTGATACAATCAAACAGTAAAGGTCACCA
Above is a genomic segment from Dermacentor andersoni chromosome 8, qqDerAnde1_hic_scaffold, whole genome shotgun sequence containing:
- the LOC129380227 gene encoding uncharacterized protein isoform X2, whose product is MSLAESITAKMACHAPSKIGGQVEVGMQCSLSLADKSVGCSLKPGSESRSVQTMEAVEQLSSTSASRPSISASTAKCDNSKQGCIHRCQLCDYVADELFLLEAHATIHTCEKPFHCPSCSRSFSDKCYLNVHLRTHTGEKPFDCPSCSRSFSRKPHLKAHLRTHTGEKPFECPSCPQSFSQNGSLKVHLRTHTGEKPYQCSSCYRGFSKKHHLKAHLRTHTGEKPFQCPSCSQSFSQKTSLKEHLHSHTGEKPYQCPSCSRGFSRKKDMKIHLRTHTGEKPFDCPSCSQSFSRKPHLKAHLRTHTGEKPFDCPSCTRSFSRKRQLKAHMRTHTDEKPFDCPSCTRSFSRNGSLIVHLRTHTGEKPFDCPSCTRSFSQKAHLKSHLRTHTGEKPFDCPSCTRSFSQKAHLKSHLRTHTGEKP